One part of the Lotus japonicus ecotype B-129 chromosome 2, LjGifu_v1.2 genome encodes these proteins:
- the LOC130736278 gene encoding uncharacterized protein LOC130736278: MKSPSNVKEVQRLTGRIAALSRFLPHSGDKSAPFFKCLKKNAAFEWSPECEEAFTRLKEMLSAPPVLSKPVQGLPLHLYFSVGDHAISSVIQEVDGEQKIVYFVSHTFQGAEMRYQKIEKAALAVLVTARRLRPYFQSFQVKVRTDLPLRQVLQKPDLSGRLVAWSVELSEYGLQYDKRGRVGAQTWADFVVELTPEEGERVNTQWMLFVDGSLNDNGSGVGVTLQGPGELVLEQSLRFQFKASNNQAEYEALIAGLKLAIEVQIDSLLVRTDLLLVANQVNGEFQVKEPALIKYLERVRPLMSRIKEIVVEYVPRTQNQRADALAKLASTRKPGNNRSVIQETLTNPSIEGELLASVDRQATWMNPINDILAGEPGDVIKYSKAQRREAGNYTLLDGILFRRGFTSPLLRCLPPEKYENVMTEVHEGVRASHIGGRSLAGKVLRAGFYWPTIKKDCA; this comes from the coding sequence ATGAAGAGCCCAAGCAATGTGAAAGAGGTGCAGCGGCTAACCGGGCGAATCGCAGCTTTGTCTCGATTTCTGCCTCATTCGGGTGATAAGTCAGCTCCGTTTTTCAAATGCCTTAAGAAGAACGCAGCATTCGAGTGGAGTCCAGAATGTGAAGAAGCTTTTACTCGCCTCAAGGAAATGTTGTCAGCACCACCTGTCCTTTCGAAACCCGTCCAAGGTCTTCCCCTACATTTGTACTTCTCCGTAGGAGATCACGCGATCAGCTCGGTAATCCAGGAGGTAGACGGGGAACAGAAAATAGTTTACTTTGTGAGCCACACGTTTCAAGGGGCCGAAATGAGGTATCAAAAGATAGAAAAGGCGGCGCTCGCCGTCCTAGTCACCGCCAGACGTTTGCGACCCTACTTTCAAAGTTTTCAGGTAAAGGTGAGAACTGACCTTCCTTTGAGACAGGTATTGCAGAAACCAGATTTATCAGGAAGGCTCGTCGCATGGTCAGTGGAGCTGTCAGAGTATGGATTGCAATATGATAAAAGGGGGAGAGTTGGGGCGCAGACCTGGGCagattttgtggtggaattgacACCCGAGGAAGGAGAAAGAGTAAACACACAATGGATGTTGTTCGTCGATGGTTCGTTGAACGACAACGGAAGTGGAGTTGGAGTCACACTGCAGGGGCCGGGAGAACTGGTGTTGGAGCAATCTCTGAGATTCCAGTTCAAGGCCAGTAACAACCAAGCGGAATATGAAGCTCTAATTGCAGGACTAAAGCTGGCGATCGAGGTGCAAATTGACAGTTTGTTGGTAAGGACGGACTTGTTGTTAGTGGCAAATCAGGTTAATGGGGAGTTCCAGGTCAAAGAACCGGCTTTGATAAAGTATCTAGAGCGCGTACGACCGCTTATGAGTCGAATAAAGGAGATTGTGGTCGAGTACGTGCCGAGGACACAGAATCAAAGGGCTGATGCCCTAGCTAAGTTGGCTAGCACCAGAAAACCCGGGAATAACCGAAGCGTGATTCAGGAAACACTCACCAACCCCAGCATAGAGGGAGAACTACTGGCCTCAGTAGATCGCCAGGCAACTTGGATGAACCCCATCAATGATATCTTAGCGGGTGAGCCAGGCGATGTGATAAAATACTCAAAGGCTCAAAGGAGAGAAGCAGGGAATTACACGTTGCTCGATGGCATCCTTTTCCGGCGAGGATTCACTTCGCCCCTCTTAAGGTGCCTACCGCCAGAAAAGTATGAGAATGTCATGACGGAGGTTCACGAGGGGGTTcgcgcgagccacatcgggggaagatCTCTGGCAGGTAAAGTCCTCAGGGCAGGTTTTTATTGGCCCACGATAAAAAAGGATTGTGCATAA